One window from the genome of Variovorax sp. PAMC26660 encodes:
- a CDS encoding sel1 repeat family protein — translation MSSELNQIASWSLRWRIFLSGVLFLAAALASAKPFDENTDLHAEQRFQLALEAQTARDYRTMLDQLRLAATEGHAEAQEMLGMVLLTGQTLYGPAVKADRCEARTWMLRAAGQGSETAKVQLAFLNRLRGSPAGKSACG, via the coding sequence ATGTCATCCGAACTCAACCAGATCGCCAGTTGGTCGCTGCGTTGGCGCATTTTTCTTTCGGGCGTGCTGTTCCTTGCGGCGGCACTCGCATCGGCGAAGCCCTTCGACGAGAACACCGATCTGCATGCGGAGCAGCGCTTCCAGTTGGCCCTGGAAGCACAGACGGCTCGCGACTACCGCACCATGCTCGATCAGTTGCGGCTGGCTGCCACCGAAGGCCACGCCGAGGCGCAGGAAATGCTGGGCATGGTGCTGCTGACAGGCCAGACGCTGTACGGGCCGGCGGTGAAGGCCGACCGCTGTGAAGCGCGGACATGGATGCTCCGGGCTGCCGGGCAGGGGAGCGAAACCGCGAAGGTCCAACTGGCGTTCCTGAACAGGTTGCGCGGGTCGCCGGCGGGCAAGAGCGCCTGCGGTTGA
- a CDS encoding YeiH family protein yields the protein MHSLVASFPGFSFVRTRWPGLLLAALLAAMAALLAQWSPMLQMGLSAMTLAIALGMLVGNTAFPSVADRAGAGVDFARSVLLRAGIVLYGFRISLHDIGAVGWPGLLIGMAMVALTFGIAVHVGTRWLGLDRQTAALIGAGSAICGAAAVMATQPVVRGEEHKVSIAVATVVVFGTLSMVLYPLVFPYLGLSEHAFGLFAGSTIHEVAQVVAVGETVGPAAANAAVVEKMLRVMMLAPFLMWLSFQSAASMKGATSFKACWKQVRIPWFAVLFIVVSAVHSLDVLPHALVEGLVQLDTLLLATAMAAMGLRTSAVSLRRAGVQPLKLGALLFVFLTVGGYCVNALVLSMF from the coding sequence ATGCACTCCCTTGTTGCTTCGTTCCCCGGTTTCTCTTTTGTTCGCACCCGCTGGCCCGGGCTGCTTCTCGCGGCCCTGTTGGCCGCCATGGCCGCGCTGCTGGCGCAATGGAGCCCGATGCTGCAGATGGGCCTGAGCGCGATGACGCTGGCCATCGCGTTGGGAATGCTGGTGGGCAACACCGCGTTTCCCTCGGTGGCCGACCGCGCCGGTGCGGGCGTGGACTTTGCGCGCAGCGTGCTGCTGCGCGCGGGCATCGTGCTCTACGGCTTTCGCATTTCGCTGCACGACATCGGCGCGGTCGGCTGGCCCGGCCTGCTGATCGGCATGGCGATGGTGGCGCTGACCTTCGGCATCGCGGTCCATGTCGGCACCCGCTGGCTGGGGCTCGACCGGCAGACCGCCGCGCTGATCGGCGCGGGCAGCGCCATCTGCGGCGCGGCCGCGGTCATGGCCACGCAGCCGGTGGTGCGCGGCGAGGAGCACAAGGTCTCGATCGCCGTCGCCACGGTGGTGGTGTTCGGCACGCTGTCGATGGTGCTGTACCCGCTGGTGTTTCCGTACCTGGGGCTGTCGGAGCATGCCTTCGGCCTGTTCGCCGGGTCGACCATCCACGAGGTGGCGCAGGTGGTGGCCGTGGGCGAAACCGTCGGCCCCGCGGCAGCCAACGCAGCCGTGGTCGAGAAGATGCTGCGCGTGATGATGCTCGCGCCGTTCCTCATGTGGCTGTCGTTCCAGTCCGCCGCGTCCATGAAGGGCGCGACCAGCTTCAAGGCCTGCTGGAAGCAGGTGCGAATTCCGTGGTTCGCGGTGCTGTTCATCGTCGTGAGTGCGGTGCATTCGCTCGATGTACTGCCGCATGCGTTGGTCGAAGGGCTGGTGCAGCTGGACACACTGCTGCTGGCCACCGCCATGGCCGCGATGGGGCTTCGCACCAGTGCCGTGAGCCTGCGCCGCGCCGGTGTGCAGCCGCTGAAGCTGGGGGCGCTGCTGTTCGTGTTCCTCACGGTTGGCGGCTACTGCGTGAACGCGCTGGTGCTGTCGATGTTCTGA
- a CDS encoding LysR substrate-binding domain-containing protein: MNLHLLRLFVAVAEAGSFSRAAEGLWISQPAVSKGIRELEHQLDLTLIERGTGKGFRLTEAGTSLLTHARGIFAMERAALDDVRARVGVQRGSLTIGASTTVASYWLPPYVAAFCDAYPAVVPRMTVGNTQWVCEQLLECRIDLALVEGRVDEERIEVSEWKADPLTLVVAPDSALPRRAVTAQALGRQNWILREPGSGTRQATEALCETHGIAALPWMEMASNEAIARTVASGVGISMLPRVVVVDMLALGTLRELKLAGGAALSRPLYRLALKNRPLAPAALKMVELLERKGGASTRAPRA; encoded by the coding sequence ATGAACCTGCACCTGCTGCGCCTTTTCGTCGCGGTGGCGGAGGCGGGCAGCTTTTCTCGCGCGGCCGAAGGGTTGTGGATCAGCCAGCCGGCGGTGTCCAAGGGCATCCGCGAACTGGAGCATCAGCTCGACCTGACGCTGATCGAGCGCGGCACCGGCAAGGGCTTCCGGCTCACCGAGGCGGGCACCTCGCTGCTCACGCATGCGCGCGGCATCTTCGCGATGGAGCGCGCCGCGCTCGACGATGTGCGTGCGCGTGTCGGCGTGCAGCGCGGCAGCCTGACCATCGGCGCCAGCACCACGGTGGCGAGCTACTGGCTGCCGCCGTATGTCGCGGCCTTCTGCGACGCCTATCCGGCGGTGGTGCCGCGCATGACGGTCGGCAACACGCAATGGGTGTGCGAGCAGTTGCTTGAATGCCGCATCGACCTGGCGCTGGTGGAAGGCCGCGTCGATGAAGAGCGCATCGAGGTCAGCGAATGGAAGGCCGACCCGCTCACACTGGTGGTGGCGCCGGACTCGGCGTTGCCGCGGCGTGCGGTGACGGCACAGGCGCTGGGCCGCCAGAACTGGATCTTGCGCGAACCCGGCTCAGGCACGCGGCAGGCCACCGAGGCGCTGTGCGAAACCCACGGCATCGCTGCCCTGCCCTGGATGGAAATGGCCAGCAACGAAGCCATCGCACGCACCGTGGCCAGTGGCGTCGGCATCTCGATGCTGCCGCGCGTGGTGGTGGTCGACATGCTCGCACTCGGCACGCTGCGCGAGCTGAAGCTGGCGGGCGGTGCCGCCCTCTCGCGTCCGCTCTATCGGCTGGCGCTGAAGAACCGGCCGCTCGCGCCCGCTGCGCTCAAGATGGTCGAGCTGCTGGAGCGCAAGGGCGGCGCATCGACCCGCGCGCCGCGGGCCTGA
- a CDS encoding TonB-dependent receptor, with protein sequence MSVRSPAPRFRLRHPSLFLAVLAALNGAAHAQQSAGGTTLKEVTVSSEQDAGYAPSVSSTATKGSAPLRDIPQAVNVLPAQLLHDQGATSMQDALRNVPGVSFNAGDGQRDQVVIRGFSAIADWFVDGVRDDALYFRDLSDTERIEVLKGPAAVLYGRGSSGGLINRVTKKPVFERPFGEVSLGLGTHDFKRLTTDLNTPIGENMAFRLNVAREKSGSFRNQQFIDRYSIAPSLAIKFSPQTDLLLQYTNAYDQRLTDFGIPALNGRPVNVPIGTYYGSAFGKRDDTTTTRVQSFTSTLNHRFNESLDLRNVTRYYTYKLDRFNTLPSGTTDPVRMTVGRTRGFVDRDESGWFNQTDLTWRNTIGGFKQEWLVGAEFGKQDKRLYSVSSATGYERVSILNPMAAPAPIPLASYQAASAIPSNSTFKTAAIYAQNQITLAPQWKALVGGRYDVFGQETSFERSQAPIERTDRKFSPRAGVVWQPSETQSYYVSYSRSFQPSAETFALSTGIAANDPEITVNKEIGAKFDFLDGALNFTTAIFNLERSGMKNTDPANPARQINVGTQRTNGLELALAGKLPGRWDISAGYAYLDGRMVKSLATVSSLQLPVGAALPVQGKVAALTPRHSAFVWLMKDLGNGLSAGGGVNYVAARYASLSNLVTLPGYVTADLAASYKTARYEISVNLKNLTNKKYYVSGHGSVDNLIMPGAGRELQVALTAKF encoded by the coding sequence ATGTCCGTTCGCTCGCCTGCGCCGCGTTTTCGCCTGCGCCATCCGTCCTTGTTCCTTGCCGTGCTGGCCGCCTTGAACGGCGCCGCGCATGCCCAGCAGAGTGCCGGTGGCACCACGCTCAAGGAAGTCACCGTCAGCTCCGAGCAGGATGCTGGCTACGCCCCCTCCGTCAGCAGTACCGCCACCAAGGGCAGTGCGCCGCTGCGCGACATTCCGCAGGCGGTGAACGTGCTGCCGGCGCAACTGCTGCACGACCAGGGCGCGACCTCGATGCAGGACGCCCTGCGCAATGTGCCGGGCGTGTCCTTCAACGCGGGTGACGGCCAGCGCGACCAGGTGGTCATTCGCGGCTTCTCGGCCATTGCCGACTGGTTCGTGGACGGCGTGCGCGACGATGCGCTGTACTTTCGTGACCTGTCGGACACGGAACGCATCGAGGTGCTGAAGGGCCCGGCTGCCGTGCTGTATGGCCGTGGCTCGTCGGGTGGCCTCATCAACCGCGTGACCAAGAAGCCCGTGTTCGAGCGCCCCTTCGGCGAAGTCTCGCTCGGCCTGGGCACCCATGACTTCAAGCGGCTGACCACCGACCTGAACACGCCCATCGGCGAGAACATGGCCTTTCGCCTGAACGTTGCGCGCGAAAAGTCGGGCAGCTTTCGCAACCAGCAGTTCATCGACCGCTACAGCATCGCGCCGTCGTTGGCGATCAAGTTCAGCCCGCAGACCGACCTGCTGCTGCAGTACACCAACGCCTACGACCAGCGCCTGACCGACTTCGGCATTCCCGCGCTCAACGGCCGGCCGGTGAACGTGCCCATCGGCACCTACTACGGCTCGGCCTTCGGCAAGCGCGACGACACCACCACGACCCGCGTGCAGTCCTTCACCTCGACGCTGAACCACCGCTTCAACGAATCGCTGGACCTGCGCAACGTCACGCGCTACTACACCTACAAGCTGGACCGCTTCAACACCTTGCCCAGCGGCACCACCGACCCGGTGCGCATGACGGTGGGCCGCACGCGCGGCTTCGTGGACCGCGACGAAAGCGGCTGGTTCAACCAGACCGACCTGACCTGGCGCAACACCATCGGCGGCTTCAAGCAGGAGTGGCTGGTGGGCGCGGAGTTCGGCAAGCAGGACAAGCGCCTGTACTCGGTGTCTTCGGCCACCGGCTACGAACGCGTGAGCATCCTGAACCCGATGGCCGCGCCCGCGCCCATTCCACTGGCGAGCTACCAGGCCGCCAGTGCGATCCCGAGCAACTCGACCTTCAAGACGGCCGCGATCTACGCGCAGAACCAGATCACCCTGGCGCCGCAATGGAAGGCGCTTGTGGGTGGCCGCTACGACGTGTTCGGCCAGGAGACCTCGTTCGAGCGCTCGCAGGCGCCCATCGAACGCACCGACCGGAAGTTCAGCCCGCGCGCAGGCGTGGTGTGGCAGCCGAGCGAAACGCAGTCCTACTACGTCTCGTACAGCCGCTCGTTCCAGCCTTCGGCCGAGACCTTCGCGCTGTCGACCGGCATTGCGGCCAATGACCCCGAGATCACGGTCAACAAGGAAATCGGCGCCAAGTTCGACTTTCTGGACGGCGCGCTCAACTTCACGACGGCGATCTTCAACCTCGAACGCTCGGGCATGAAGAACACCGACCCTGCCAACCCGGCGCGGCAGATCAACGTGGGCACGCAGCGCACCAACGGGCTCGAACTCGCGCTGGCCGGCAAGCTGCCGGGGCGCTGGGACATCAGCGCGGGCTATGCGTACCTCGACGGCCGCATGGTGAAGTCGCTGGCCACGGTCAGCTCGCTGCAACTGCCGGTGGGCGCGGCGTTGCCGGTACAGGGCAAGGTGGCGGCGCTCACGCCGCGCCACTCGGCCTTCGTGTGGCTCATGAAAGACCTGGGCAACGGCCTGAGCGCAGGCGGCGGCGTGAACTATGTGGCCGCGCGCTATGCGTCGCTCAGCAACCTGGTCACGCTGCCGGGCTACGTCACGGCCGACCTGGCGGCCAGCTACAAGACGGCGCGCTACGAGATTTCGGTGAACCTGAAGAACCTCACCAACAAGAAGTACTACGTCTCCGGGCACGGCAGCGTCGACAACCTCATCATGCCCGGCGCAGGGCGCGAACTGCAGGTGGCATTGACCGCGAAGTTCTGA
- a CDS encoding YbdD/YjiX family protein codes for MGLALPEAGRYFARSLKQSLRLMVGLPDYDAYLTHMAATHPDRPPMSYEVFFRERLEARYGAGKGRCC; via the coding sequence ATGGGCCTCGCATTGCCGGAAGCCGGGCGCTACTTTGCGCGCTCGCTCAAGCAGTCGCTGCGGCTCATGGTCGGGCTGCCCGACTACGACGCCTACCTGACCCACATGGCGGCCACCCACCCGGACCGGCCGCCGATGAGCTACGAGGTTTTCTTCAGGGAGCGGCTGGAGGCGCGCTACGGCGCGGGCAAGGGACGCTGCTGCTAG